The Algoriphagus sp. TR-M9 genome has a window encoding:
- a CDS encoding RloB family protein, whose translation MRNRRNIPLRGKPKVAVVVDGETEAWYLTMLNRNEPNAKFQIKPEIPQIKSLSDQYDKVQSLAKDYDTVVWMIDMDVILKETREAKKGQPRPLDEFLKYKGFLDSVTNVTVIINQPCMEFWLLLHFEFTQAPFDDCARAEKRLVKHLTDYAKTQKYYTREGDDIYLKLKEKLPTAIGHSIKFSEFDPENPDRGHSGMHKFFEILGLS comes from the coding sequence ATGAGAAATAGAAGGAATATTCCTCTCAGGGGGAAACCTAAGGTAGCTGTAGTGGTAGATGGAGAAACTGAAGCCTGGTATCTGACCATGCTCAATAGAAATGAGCCCAATGCCAAGTTTCAGATCAAACCTGAAATCCCTCAAATAAAGTCCCTGTCAGATCAATATGATAAGGTACAAAGTCTGGCTAAGGACTATGACACGGTAGTATGGATGATCGATATGGATGTGATCTTGAAAGAAACACGAGAGGCAAAAAAAGGTCAGCCTAGACCGCTCGATGAATTTTTGAAGTATAAGGGCTTTTTGGATTCAGTTACGAATGTCACTGTTATTATTAATCAACCATGCATGGAATTTTGGCTCTTGCTCCACTTTGAATTCACTCAGGCTCCTTTCGATGATTGTGCAAGAGCGGAGAAACGTCTGGTAAAACATTTGACAGATTATGCCAAAACACAGAAATATTACACCAGAGAGGGGGATGATATCTATCTGAAGTTAAAAGAGAAGCTCCCTACTGCTATAGGGCATTCCATAAAATTCAGTGAGTTTGATCCTGAGAATCCGGATAGAGGACATTCTGGTATGCATAAGTTTTTTGAGATTTTAGGATTGTCTTGA
- a CDS encoding DUF1016 N-terminal domain-containing protein, translating to MSRIPKSNNIPADYSDLLQLAVTEIRTARKVIAKQINSSTNSVYWNLGKLLFERQIKEGYGSGVVKQLSVDLKHEFPDMGLSPRNLWDMKRFYERYTEADTKLRQLVAVLPWVHHLLLVNKVKDDVEIALQDINKPIGVAAYQLLLPKEQLQTLIVDEINNSEKE from the coding sequence ATGAGTAGAATACCCAAATCCAATAATATCCCAGCAGATTATAGTGATTTACTGCAGCTTGCAGTTACTGAGATCAGAACAGCCAGGAAGGTTATCGCTAAGCAAATAAACAGTTCAACGAATTCTGTTTATTGGAATCTTGGCAAACTATTGTTTGAAAGACAAATAAAAGAAGGTTATGGAAGCGGAGTGGTAAAACAATTATCCGTGGATCTCAAACACGAGTTTCCTGATATGGGGTTGTCTCCACGCAACCTGTGGGACATGAAGCGTTTTTATGAGCGATATACTGAGGCAGATACAAAACTGCGACAGCTTGTCGCAGTTTTGCCTTGGGTGCATCATCTTTTACTTGTAAACAAAGTAAAAGATGATGTGGAGATTGCCCTGCAGGATATCAATAAACCCATAGGCGTAGCAGCATATCAACTGTTACTCCCAAAAGAGCAGCTGCAAACGCTGATTGTAGATGAAATAAACAATTCTGAAAAAGAGTAA
- a CDS encoding AAA family ATPase, with protein MILNFSVQNFGPVKEKQILTFEADSSSHLEDQYVITTQSGIRVLKLGLIYGANASGKTTILRALDFLRDLVLEPEEKKTAQLKFSPFLFDQETPRNPSVLSIEFITKEIKYAYTVEFNKNAVLTEELTYYNPNKANIFRRTTDVENQFAEIKFGSKITVDKVYKKTLESNTLWNNTVLGGYLKTNIQINELRNVADWFEKQLKPLVLTSTELDTYIMGKISDKEIGKSDITKILRRADFNISDIVIDEKEEDIPDGLMEILKEKLKNKQVDFNELKSRGKVTALNLEFEHTVDGSKYSLPFLSESQGTQRYFGFAGLLALMIKGSVIFPIDELETSLHPDLYNHFILSFLMNTKNSQLIATTHNREILDNRDIYRNDAIWFTDKKESSATELYSLADFDSSVIRNTSSVYNAYKIGKLGGVPNTGDFYIDLTDEK; from the coding sequence ATGATACTCAACTTTAGTGTCCAGAATTTTGGCCCGGTGAAAGAAAAGCAAATCCTGACTTTTGAAGCGGATAGCTCCTCTCATTTGGAAGATCAATATGTGATTACTACCCAAAGCGGCATCCGGGTTTTGAAGCTTGGTCTTATTTATGGAGCCAATGCTTCTGGGAAGACTACCATCCTTCGGGCGCTTGATTTTCTAAGAGATCTGGTCTTGGAACCGGAGGAAAAGAAAACAGCGCAACTTAAATTTTCTCCTTTTCTATTCGACCAGGAAACACCGCGTAACCCCTCAGTTCTTTCCATTGAATTCATAACAAAGGAGATCAAGTATGCCTATACAGTAGAATTCAATAAAAATGCAGTCTTAACCGAAGAGCTGACTTACTACAATCCGAACAAAGCCAATATTTTCCGACGTACTACGGATGTTGAAAACCAGTTTGCAGAAATCAAGTTTGGAAGTAAGATAACGGTAGATAAAGTGTATAAAAAGACACTGGAATCAAATACCCTGTGGAATAATACAGTTCTGGGAGGATACTTAAAGACGAATATTCAGATCAATGAATTGAGGAATGTGGCTGACTGGTTTGAGAAGCAACTCAAGCCCCTGGTATTGACTAGTACCGAGTTGGATACCTATATTATGGGTAAAATCAGTGATAAAGAAATCGGGAAGAGCGATATCACAAAAATCCTGCGGAGGGCTGACTTTAATATCTCTGATATTGTTATTGATGAGAAGGAGGAGGATATTCCTGATGGATTAATGGAGATTTTGAAAGAAAAGTTGAAAAACAAACAGGTGGATTTTAATGAATTGAAAAGCAGAGGGAAGGTGACTGCTCTAAATTTAGAATTTGAACATACAGTAGATGGTTCCAAGTATTCCTTACCGTTTTTGTCTGAATCTCAGGGAACTCAGCGGTATTTTGGGTTTGCAGGACTCTTGGCTTTGATGATCAAGGGCTCAGTTATTTTCCCGATTGACGAGCTGGAGACTTCCTTGCATCCTGATCTGTACAATCATTTTATCCTTTCATTCCTGATGAATACCAAGAACTCCCAGTTGATTGCCACTACTCACAACCGGGAGATTTTGGACAACAGGGATATTTATAGAAATGATGCGATCTGGTTTACCGATAAAAAGGAGAGTAGCGCTACTGAGCTCTATTCCCTGGCTGATTTTGATTCTTCTGTAATCAGAAATACAAGCAGTGTATATAATGCCTATAAAATAGGGAAGCTGGGAGGTGTGCCAAATACCGGAGACTTCTATATCGATCTGACTGATGAGAAATAG
- a CDS encoding putative phage abortive infection protein: MNIEEIYNEIDLKKAELDPQIEDLSNKINRFTKWAWAFVIIGFVVAGFGILCYLFPCISGQLTLNELGDYLSGSVASAWSLAGLFFIYVAFIGQKQQLINQQIEILYSQAEIKATRFELEGQKEQLIEQNKTLRQQRFENTFFQLINNHNSIVDSIDLRRWSQKTNSYSISSQGRDCFEVFYNRIKSECKDDFTIKNTLDAYMEFYHQNQADLGHYFRNMYHILKLIKETDFITNKKRYSSLLRAQLSSYELVLLFYNALGVYGVEKFKPLIEEYSFLKNLDWSLIFDSTHIDEYDKEKAF, encoded by the coding sequence ATGAATATAGAAGAAATATATAATGAAATTGATTTAAAGAAAGCTGAACTTGATCCTCAAATTGAAGACTTATCTAATAAAATAAACAGATTCACAAAATGGGCTTGGGCTTTTGTTATAATCGGTTTTGTTGTTGCTGGTTTTGGAATACTTTGCTATTTATTTCCTTGTATATCTGGACAACTAACACTAAATGAATTGGGAGATTATTTGTCTGGAAGTGTTGCTTCAGCTTGGTCTTTAGCTGGTTTATTTTTTATTTATGTTGCTTTTATAGGACAAAAGCAGCAATTAATTAATCAACAAATTGAAATATTATATAGTCAAGCCGAGATAAAAGCGACACGATTTGAACTAGAAGGGCAAAAAGAGCAATTAATTGAGCAAAACAAAACTCTTAGACAGCAACGCTTTGAAAATACTTTTTTTCAATTAATAAATAACCATAACTCAATAGTTGATTCTATTGATTTAAGAAGATGGAGTCAAAAAACTAATTCTTATAGTATTTCTTCGCAAGGTAGAGATTGCTTTGAGGTATTTTACAACAGAATTAAATCTGAATGCAAAGATGATTTTACAATAAAGAACACTCTCGATGCTTATATGGAATTTTATCATCAAAATCAGGCTGATTTAGGCCATTATTTTAGAAATATGTATCACATATTAAAATTAATAAAAGAGACTGATTTCATAACTAATAAAAAAAGGTATTCAAGTTTATTAAGAGCTCAGCTTTCAAGTTATGAACTAGTTCTTCTTTTTTATAACGCACTTGGAGTTTATGGCGTTGAGAAATTTAAACCTCTGATTGAAGAATATTCGTTTTTAAAAAATTTAGATTGGAGTTTGATTTTCGACTCAACTCACATTGACGAATATGATAAGGAAAAAGCATTCTAA